In one Candidatus Brocadiia bacterium genomic region, the following are encoded:
- a CDS encoding helix-turn-helix domain-containing protein: protein MPRKASFIKVTVEQDQELRDFINKNEAPGGDIRASIRGRTILASIRGMTVKEIAKRLGFTERIIWSWRADYIKHGLEGLK from the coding sequence ATGCCGCGTAAAGCATCTTTCATAAAAGTTACTGTTGAGCAAGACCAGGAATTAAGAGATTTTATCAATAAAAACGAGGCGCCGGGCGGTGATATACGGGCGTCTATCCGGGGCCGGACCATCCTGGCTTCAATTCGAGGGATGACAGTTAAAGAAATTGCCAAACGCCTTGGATTCACCGAGCGGATAATCTGGTCCTGGCGGGCGGACTATATAAAACACGGACTCGAAGGATTGAAATAA